In Haloarcula halophila, a single window of DNA contains:
- a CDS encoding bacterio-opsin activator domain-containing protein — translation MATDRTLRGVPIPLCGPADLRRRHTWCVDCRLRVTQRVRQARTRRSLPTRGHHRERAGSDRAPSGPRIRRDRRTEFRGAGETLPFAQAATDADCRVRLERTAAGQEGSTTLYFSFEGDVPTDAIEIAEQRLPGVVDVVTAGPASTLVEAHATDWFGSPIAEYGGILREAVAEPGETTLLVEVPRQADVRSFVERIRDVAPSLSLTAQRQLQRQDRTPSELSEQVQTALTDRQLEVVRTALAAGYFEWPREHDGSEVATRLDITQPTFNKHLRLAEQQTFELLFGEDD, via the coding sequence CTGGCGACGGATCGGACTCTCCGAGGGGTACCAATCCCTCTGTGCGGTCCCGCTGACCTACGACGACGTCACACGTGGTGTGTTGACTGTCGGCTCCGAGTCACCCAACGAGTTCGGCAAGCGCGAACGCGACGTTCTCTCCCAACTCGGGGCCACCATCGCGAACGCGCTGGCAGCGATCGAGCGCCGTCGGGCCCTCGAATCCGACGAGACCGTCGAACTGAGTTCCGCGGTGCTGGCGAGACACTCCCGTTCGCACAGGCGGCAACCGACGCGGACTGTCGCGTCAGACTCGAACGGACGGCTGCCGGGCAGGAGGGGTCCACGACCCTCTACTTCAGTTTCGAAGGCGATGTCCCGACCGACGCGATCGAGATCGCCGAGCAGCGCCTCCCCGGGGTAGTCGACGTCGTCACTGCCGGGCCGGCATCGACCCTGGTCGAGGCGCACGCGACTGACTGGTTCGGCTCCCCGATCGCCGAGTACGGTGGTATCCTCCGGGAGGCTGTCGCCGAGCCCGGTGAGACGACCCTCCTCGTCGAGGTGCCACGACAGGCAGACGTGCGATCGTTTGTCGAGCGGATTCGAGACGTCGCCCCGTCGCTTTCACTCACCGCACAGCGTCAGCTCCAGCGCCAGGACCGGACACCATCTGAACTGAGCGAGCAGGTCCAGACAGCGCTCACTGACCGGCAACTGGAGGTCGTCCGAACGGCACTCGCTGCAGGGTATTTCGAGTGGCCCCGCGAACACGACGGGAGCGAGGTCGCGACTCGGCTGGATATTACACAGCCGACGTTCAACAAACACCTCCGACTCGCAGAGCAGCAGACCTTCGAACTGCTGTTTGGCGAGGATGACTGA
- a CDS encoding PAS domain S-box protein has product MGDHGDAAPETDCLLVRSGLREDSVVDIVQQWTAERPDTPVVVLAGSAEEELIGDVLSVGTAEWLPRGLAETAPGVLGERLREIVERERAQTSAREIFDNIGGVAILHDPDTGEMLHANETLCELLGQDRAETESMEIGEFTADIPGYDHEWITRVVSSVTEQDEEIEIEWPLQTAADGVRWTEARLRTVHVGGREVVLTTSVDITERRREERKYQQVFDNVNDVITVHDPWKERIVDVNQTMTELTGYNRATLLEMGLGGLSVSDAGSGPGTLYDRQRRVAATGEAQTVEWTIETAAGEQRRLETKLTPATIAGEDRVLALSRDVTARTEYERRLEQERDRRSILFENNPDPVVRVRFEEDDEPIIREINPAFETVFGFAADEVVGASVEEMLVPEDEHADFDRFRRQAASGDRVNATAPRQTASGTREFLFNVIHFDAGRGESGVADAYVWYTDVTERKRREKMVRSLHESTEAVQTAETEQAVYEAVADAITEVLDLTAPACWRATDDGRNCPGRA; this is encoded by the coding sequence ATGGGGGACCACGGGGACGCGGCCCCGGAGACCGATTGTCTGCTCGTACGCAGCGGCCTGCGAGAGGACAGTGTCGTCGACATCGTACAGCAGTGGACGGCTGAACGTCCGGATACACCGGTAGTCGTACTAGCGGGGAGTGCCGAGGAGGAGTTGATCGGGGACGTGTTGTCGGTCGGTACGGCAGAGTGGCTTCCGCGCGGACTAGCCGAGACAGCCCCAGGTGTACTGGGAGAGCGCTTGCGAGAAATCGTCGAACGGGAACGTGCACAGACGAGCGCGCGCGAGATCTTCGACAATATCGGGGGCGTCGCCATTCTCCACGATCCGGACACGGGTGAGATGCTCCACGCCAACGAGACACTCTGTGAACTACTTGGCCAGGATCGGGCGGAGACAGAGTCGATGGAAATCGGCGAGTTCACCGCCGATATCCCCGGATACGACCACGAGTGGATAACGCGGGTTGTGTCGAGTGTTACGGAGCAAGACGAGGAAATCGAGATCGAATGGCCACTCCAGACAGCCGCGGACGGGGTTCGGTGGACAGAAGCACGCCTGCGAACAGTCCACGTCGGTGGCCGTGAGGTAGTGCTAACCACGTCGGTGGATATCACTGAACGGCGTCGAGAGGAACGGAAGTACCAGCAGGTGTTCGACAACGTCAACGACGTCATCACCGTCCACGATCCCTGGAAGGAACGGATCGTCGACGTCAATCAGACGATGACCGAACTGACGGGATACAACCGCGCGACGCTGCTGGAGATGGGTCTCGGTGGACTCAGTGTGTCCGATGCTGGCTCCGGGCCAGGAACACTCTACGATCGCCAGCGACGTGTCGCGGCGACCGGAGAAGCCCAGACCGTCGAGTGGACGATCGAAACTGCTGCCGGGGAGCAGCGACGGTTGGAGACGAAGTTGACACCGGCCACCATTGCGGGGGAGGACCGCGTTCTCGCCCTGTCCCGGGACGTGACCGCGCGCACAGAGTACGAGCGACGACTCGAACAGGAACGGGATCGACGATCGATACTGTTCGAGAACAACCCCGACCCAGTCGTCCGGGTTCGGTTTGAGGAGGACGACGAGCCGATTATCAGAGAGATCAACCCCGCATTCGAGACGGTCTTCGGATTCGCTGCCGACGAGGTTGTCGGGGCCTCTGTCGAAGAGATGCTCGTTCCGGAGGACGAACACGCCGACTTCGACCGCTTCCGACGGCAAGCAGCGAGCGGTGACCGTGTCAACGCGACCGCACCACGGCAGACAGCGAGCGGAACCCGCGAGTTTCTGTTCAACGTAATTCACTTCGATGCTGGCCGGGGCGAGAGTGGAGTGGCCGATGCGTACGTCTGGTACACCGACGTCACGGAACGAAAGCGACGTGAGAAGATGGTCCGTTCTCTCCACGAGTCGACCGAAGCCGTCCAGACCGCCGAGACGGAACAGGCCGTGTACGAGGCCGTTGCGGATGCCATCACAGAGGTCCTCGACCTGACAGCGCCGGCCTGCTGGCGTGCGACGGACGACGGCCGGAACTGCCCCGGTCGTGCGTAG
- a CDS encoding ArsR/SmtB family transcription factor, with protein sequence MSITDTTTTDDSEREADTLPSSEILTRLNAAYAQQILEAISTDAKPARDIAVECGASRATVYRRLNALQEAGLVETEMQYDGDGHHRTVFRTDFESLALR encoded by the coding sequence ATGTCAATCACCGACACGACAACGACCGATGACTCAGAGAGGGAAGCCGACACGCTCCCGTCAAGCGAGATTCTCACACGTCTCAACGCGGCATACGCTCAGCAAATCCTGGAGGCGATCAGTACAGATGCCAAGCCCGCCCGCGACATCGCAGTCGAATGTGGCGCTTCCCGGGCGACGGTGTATCGACGGTTGAATGCCCTCCAGGAGGCAGGACTGGTCGAGACGGAGATGCAGTACGATGGCGATGGTCACCATCGGACCGTCTTCAGAACGGACTTCGAATCGCTTGCCCTGAGATGA
- a CDS encoding PAS domain-containing protein yields the protein MPYDAYQAEALRVESETEPDEDQSTETVLVPLDGHGLVAAAAPGAGQIDTVTLDATRILARHATTALDRVQQARERRESERRFRLIAEHIDEIVYLTTADYSEMLYINPAYEDIYGRPVEELYEEPTSFVDVAHPDDRERYEADVQRLIDDVAAGEPQETYEGQYRIDRDGETRWVTVTRFPITNERGEVDRVVGRVEDITERTRREREYEQIFEMAGDGIVVHDPESGDVVTVNRQMAELLGYDREAFIERPLSEFQATDEGASAQEARRLIQESAREGGQEFEWALEAANGETVWVRARHELGEIAGEQRIVALLYDITERKRREREYEQIFDGVTDSITVHDPDTAELVDANETFCDMLGYDREEILEMGIPGFSPAEQGYTIDRAKEFIETVLDADGPKQTEWAVETSDGEIRWLEVKGTSIELNGEQRHVSLSRDVTDRRRSERRLRAVLDRIDEAILITRAEAITSGSQAPEYVSSGYEDIWGQSLEELTETYDEGFFDTLHPQDADAYRQFVEDIVAAVRAGTAAESYSKEYRIRRPDGATRWVKSDYYPTEWDDGQTRLVVVSRDITERKRRERRMASFDNATDDLATADTPEEATRIAVEAAAETLNLPAVGAFLYDDDEGVLRPEVLAGQLPTDMASDPIGPGESPLWEGFAAGTSVTSDGVEQIRCSHSGQAESGPPTGLAALSAWRALSLGSHGTLLWGLPTGR from the coding sequence GTGCCGTACGATGCGTACCAAGCGGAAGCACTACGTGTCGAGTCTGAGACGGAGCCCGACGAAGACCAATCCACAGAGACAGTTCTCGTCCCGCTCGACGGTCACGGTCTCGTCGCCGCAGCAGCGCCGGGAGCCGGCCAGATCGACACGGTCACGCTCGACGCAACGCGAATCCTCGCGCGACACGCGACGACGGCACTCGACCGGGTCCAGCAGGCCCGGGAACGCCGTGAAAGTGAGCGTCGGTTCCGTCTCATCGCCGAACATATCGACGAGATCGTCTATCTCACGACGGCAGACTACTCGGAGATGCTGTACATCAACCCGGCGTACGAGGACATCTACGGACGGCCTGTCGAGGAACTGTACGAGGAGCCGACATCGTTCGTCGACGTCGCTCACCCGGACGACCGTGAGAGATACGAGGCCGACGTCCAGCGATTGATCGACGACGTGGCTGCCGGCGAGCCACAGGAAACGTACGAAGGTCAGTACCGTATCGACCGGGACGGTGAGACACGATGGGTCACCGTCACCCGGTTCCCGATCACAAACGAGCGTGGCGAAGTCGACCGCGTCGTCGGCCGTGTCGAGGACATCACCGAACGCACGCGCCGTGAGCGCGAGTACGAACAGATATTCGAGATGGCCGGTGACGGAATCGTCGTCCACGACCCGGAGAGTGGTGACGTGGTCACCGTCAACAGACAGATGGCAGAGCTGCTCGGATACGACCGCGAGGCGTTCATCGAGCGACCGTTGTCGGAGTTCCAGGCCACGGACGAGGGTGCCAGTGCCCAGGAAGCCAGACGGCTGATCCAGGAGTCCGCGCGTGAGGGCGGACAGGAGTTCGAGTGGGCCTTGGAGGCGGCAAACGGTGAGACGGTATGGGTCCGAGCGAGACACGAGCTGGGTGAGATCGCGGGCGAGCAACGCATTGTCGCGCTCCTGTATGATATCACCGAACGCAAGCGCCGCGAGCGCGAGTACGAACAGATCTTCGACGGCGTCACCGACTCGATCACGGTCCACGATCCTGACACGGCAGAACTCGTCGACGCCAACGAGACGTTCTGTGACATGCTGGGATACGACCGCGAGGAGATACTGGAGATGGGAATCCCCGGATTCAGCCCGGCCGAGCAGGGCTATACGATCGACCGCGCGAAGGAGTTCATCGAAACGGTACTCGACGCCGACGGGCCCAAGCAGACAGAGTGGGCCGTCGAGACCAGCGACGGGGAGATCCGCTGGCTGGAGGTGAAAGGAACGAGTATCGAACTCAACGGGGAACAGCGCCACGTCTCACTCAGTCGGGACGTCACTGATCGGCGCCGTAGCGAACGGCGACTCCGTGCGGTCCTCGATCGGATCGACGAAGCGATCCTCATCACGCGCGCCGAGGCGATCACCTCCGGATCACAGGCCCCCGAGTACGTGAGTTCCGGCTACGAGGATATCTGGGGACAGTCGCTCGAGGAACTCACCGAGACGTACGACGAGGGGTTCTTCGACACGCTCCACCCACAGGATGCAGACGCCTACCGACAGTTCGTCGAGGACATCGTCGCTGCTGTTCGAGCCGGAACGGCGGCAGAGAGCTACTCCAAGGAGTATCGAATCAGACGCCCCGATGGAGCGACCCGCTGGGTCAAGTCGGACTACTACCCGACCGAGTGGGACGATGGTCAGACACGGCTCGTCGTCGTCAGTCGAGACATCACCGAGCGGAAACGGCGAGAGCGACGTATGGCCTCGTTCGATAACGCGACCGACGATCTCGCCACGGCGGACACACCCGAAGAGGCGACGCGAATCGCCGTCGAGGCGGCCGCCGAGACCCTCAATCTCCCTGCCGTCGGGGCCTTCCTGTACGACGACGATGAGGGGGTCCTCAGACCGGAGGTACTGGCCGGGCAACTCCCTACAGACATGGCGAGCGACCCCATCGGTCCGGGCGAGAGCCCACTCTGGGAGGGGTTCGCGGCTGGCACGAGCGTCACATCCGACGGGGTCGAACAGATACGGTGTTCTCACAGCGGGCAAGCCGAGTCCGGGCCTCCAACAGGGCTGGCGGCTCTCTCAGCCTGGCGCGCGCTCTCACTCGGGAGCCACGGCACCCTCCTGTGGGGACTCCCGACGGGTCGTTAG
- a CDS encoding FAD-dependent oxidoreductase: MTTDQSPDSTASGATDGGAESATQREGRTPDSVAEQNWLLETDDSAPRRDRQVLVVGETVVGRTLTLLLHREGYDPLLVRQSSDSIESRATFLPQPACRVMDSLAIDTASSDHGVPVQRVSFEQGRTSAKPSSVTTAASSPGDPGAVVVDTPWLTDALEATLPDRHRSTDRALATLSPRDDGLEVTFEDGITEWFDVLVDATLDGVAHGRTRTTEPATATLAQYEAVADTQPVDSRQVREAWYSNAFVQRLPVSGGEATLVRLTVPQTAVESISPSEGFHALNDEGGPEIGGGLPPVDEWESTVVRQCVDCGDSDRTLWGGDRIVSCGPAAYPTAPATGFSPWFGIESGRRLLSELTRRNRSVSDVIDAYTRQRHQRLGTLRRTVQETREAHAYPVLESAPTVLERVAELRQLALGSFLDSRLRAIQWGSQTLPDQSR, encoded by the coding sequence ATGACCACTGACCAGTCCCCGGACTCGACGGCGAGTGGCGCAACTGACGGGGGAGCCGAGTCGGCCACTCAGCGAGAGGGGCGTACCCCCGACAGCGTCGCGGAACAGAACTGGCTACTGGAAACGGACGACAGTGCCCCCCGTCGCGATAGACAGGTACTCGTTGTGGGAGAGACCGTCGTCGGGCGTACACTCACCCTCTTGCTCCATCGAGAGGGCTACGATCCACTACTCGTGCGCCAGTCCAGTGACTCTATCGAGTCGCGAGCGACGTTCCTCCCTCAGCCAGCGTGTCGGGTCATGGACTCGCTCGCGATCGACACAGCCTCGTCGGACCACGGGGTTCCAGTCCAGCGTGTCTCGTTCGAACAGGGCAGGACCTCGGCGAAACCGTCGTCTGTCACCACGGCGGCCAGTAGCCCGGGCGATCCCGGCGCGGTTGTCGTGGATACGCCGTGGCTCACAGACGCGCTGGAGGCGACGCTTCCGGATCGACACCGCAGTACTGATCGCGCTCTCGCCACGCTCTCGCCACGAGACGATGGGTTGGAAGTCACGTTCGAGGACGGCATCACCGAGTGGTTCGACGTGCTCGTCGATGCCACTCTCGACGGTGTGGCACACGGGCGGACACGCACCACCGAACCAGCTACAGCGACGCTGGCACAGTACGAGGCGGTGGCCGACACGCAGCCGGTCGACTCGCGACAGGTTCGGGAGGCCTGGTATTCGAACGCTTTCGTGCAACGACTCCCCGTTTCCGGCGGCGAGGCAACCCTCGTCCGTCTCACAGTTCCACAGACAGCAGTTGAGTCGATCTCGCCCAGCGAGGGATTCCACGCCCTGAACGACGAAGGCGGTCCCGAAATCGGGGGCGGGCTTCCACCTGTAGACGAGTGGGAGTCGACCGTCGTTCGACAGTGTGTCGACTGTGGAGACAGCGACCGGACACTGTGGGGGGGCGATCGGATCGTGTCATGTGGTCCAGCGGCCTATCCAACAGCGCCGGCAACCGGGTTTTCACCCTGGTTCGGCATCGAGAGTGGTCGCAGATTGCTCTCCGAACTGACGCGCCGGAACCGCTCGGTGTCGGACGTGATCGATGCGTACACGCGCCAGCGACACCAGCGACTCGGCACGCTTCGACGGACAGTCCAAGAGACACGGGAAGCCCACGCGTACCCGGTTCTGGAATCGGCCCCGACGGTACTGGAGCGGGTCGCTGAACTCCGACAACTGGCGCTGGGGTCGTTCCTCGATAGTCGGTTACGGGCGATCCAGTGGGGGAGCCAGACCCTCCCTGACCAGTCTCGGTAG